One Brassica napus cultivar Da-Ae chromosome A5, Da-Ae, whole genome shotgun sequence DNA window includes the following coding sequences:
- the LOC106451368 gene encoding aspartate aminotransferase, mitochondrial, with protein sequence MAMMARTIRNSASRRTMMMSRPIFGLRSMSSWWKNVEPAPKDPILGVTEAFLADPSPDKVNVGVGAYRDDNGKPVVLDCVREAERRIAGTSFMEYLPMGGSVKMVEETLKLAYGDNSEFIKDKRIAAVQSLSGTGACRLFADFQTRFNPGSQIYIPVPTWSNHHNIWRDAQVPQKTYHYYHPETKGLDFKGLMDDVKNAPEGSFFLLHACAHNPTGVDPTEEQWREISQLFKAKNHFAFFDMAYQGFASGDPARDAKSIRIFLEDGHHIGISQSYAKNMGLYGQRVGCLSVLCENEKQAVTVKSQLQQLARPMYSNPPLHGAQIVSTILGDPELKSLWLKEVKIMADRIIGMRTTLRESLEKLGSPLSWEHVTKQIGMFCYSGLTPEQVDRLTSEYHIYMTRNGRISMAGVTTGNVGYLANAIHEVTKSS encoded by the exons ATGGCGATGATGGCGAGGACAATCCGTAACTCGGCTTCACGTCGAACGATGATGATGAGTCGTCCTATCTTCGGTTTGCGAAGTATGTCTTCATGGTGGAAGAACGTGGAGCCTGCTCCCAAAGATCCGATCCTCGGAGTCACCGAGGCTTTTCTCGCTGATCCTAGTCCCGACAAAGTTAACGTTGGTGTG GGAGCATATCGTGATGATAATGGGAAGCCTGTTGTCTTGGATTGTGTTAGAGAAGCTGAACGAAGAATTGCTGGCACCTCCTTCAT GGAGTACCTTCCTATGGGAGGGAGTGTGAAAATGGTGGAGGAAACTTTGAAGCTTGCCTATGGGGACAACTCTGAATTTATCAAAGACAAACGAATCGCTGCAGTTCAGTCTCTCTCCGGAACTGGTGCATGCCGACTCTTTGCTGACTTCCAGACACGTTTCAATCCCGGTTCACAGATCTACATTCCTGTTCCAACCTGGTCCAA CCACCACAACATCTGGAGAGATGCGCAAGTCCCTCAAAAGACTTATCATTACTATCACCCAGAAACCAAGGGTTTAGATTTCAAAGGATTGATGGATGATGTGAAG AATGCTCCGGAAGGCTCATTCTTCCTTCTTCATGCCTGTGCTCATAATCCCACTGGAGTCGACCCTACAGAGGAACAATGGAGAGAGATCTCACAGCTATTCAAGGCCAAAAATCATTTTGCATTCTTCGATATGGCCTATCAAGGTTTTGCCAGTGGTGATCCAGCAAGAGATGCCAAGTCAATCAGGATCTTTCtcgaggatggtcatcatattGGAATCTCTCAGTCCTATGCCAAAAACATGGGACTCTACGGCCAGAGAGTCGGATGTCTCag CGTGCTTtgtgaaaatgaaaagcaagcCGTGACTGTGAAAAGTCAGTTGCAGCAACTAGCTAGGCCAATGTATAGCAATCCACCTTTACATGGAGCTCAAATAGTCTCAACTATTCTCGGAGACCCAGAGTTAAAGAGTCTGTGGCTAAAGGAAGTCAAG ATCATGGCTGATCGGATAATTGGCATGAGAACTACTTTGAGGGAGAGCCTTGAGAAGTTAGGATCGCCTCTATCATGGGAGCACGTAACCAAGCAG ATTGGAATGTTCTGCTACAGTGGGCTGACACCAGAACAGGTTGACCGCTTAACAAGCGAATATCACATCTATATGACCCGTAATGGCCGTATCAG TATGGCTGGTGTTACAACAGGAAATGTGGGATACCTTGCGAATGCTATACATGAAGTCACCAAGtcatcttaa
- the LOC125608533 gene encoding vicilin-like seed storage protein At2g18540: MEETTDVVKRKMTPSVPANYVSILQLRERWIKEKERKQRKEQEEAKDEERRCNQHAEEQQTIGDDLKKPQEDLDEMCLNQTNQKHWGRNTKEETAAIGSERGENEGLPEKKKRGRRNRKKKRTNQEVEECGSIKPPAEMHTPVKDQIRVYKKKREKATGKQRAGSREEAVTAIETQLEHLSIKRVQVNKHQTDQKHWGMNSKKDESTDGGEARWGEEEEETAAIRSERGGAEGLPEKRRGRRKRYGRNKKITTQEVQECGSIKPLEYTVKESTTPLKDQIRVYRKKENKSVEIAVAAIETQFEHLSIERGQETKHLKAQTRHDVPLGRVRMPIETATMVWMKKGQEERAVDGNGSCVKTFNA, from the coding sequence ATGGAGGAGACCACTGACGTCGTCAAACGGAAGATGACTCCTTCAGTTCCGGCTAATTACGTAAGCATCCTTCAGCTCCGGGAGCGTtggatcaaagagaaagagcGGAAGCAGCGAAAGGAacaagaagaagcaaaagatgAAGAGAGACGATGTAATCAACACGCTGAAGAACAGCAAACGATAGGGGACGATCTGAAGAAACCACAGGAGGATCTCGATGAGATGTGTTTGAATCAAACCAATCAGAAGCACTGGGGCAGGAACACTAAGGAGGAAACGGCGGCGATCGGGAGCGAGAGAGGTGAAAATGAGGGATtaccggagaagaagaagaggggaCGTAGGaataggaagaagaagagaacaaatCAAGAGGTCGAAGAGTGTGGATCAATCAAGCCGCCAGCTGAGATGCACACTCCGGTTAAAGATCAGATTCGAGTttataagaagaaaagagaaaaagctACGGGAAAGCAAAGAGCTGGATCTCGAGAGGAAGCTGTGACGGCCATAGAAACTCAACTTGAGCATCTTTCTATCAAAAGAGTCCAAGTAAACAAACATCAAACCGATCAGAAGCATTGGGGCATGAACAGTAAGAAAGACGAATCTACTGACGGCGGAGAAGCAAGGTGGggtgaggaggaggaggaaacgGCGGCGATCAGGAGCGAGAGAGGTGGAGCTGAGGGACTACCGGAGAAGAGGAGGGGACGTAGGAAACGATATGGTAGGAATAAGAAGATAACAACTCAAGAGGTCCAAGAGTGTGGATCAATCAAGCCGCTTGAGTACACCGTGAAGGAGAGTACTACTCCTTTGAAAGATCAGATTCGTGTTTATaggaagaaagaaaacaaaagtgtTGAGATAGCTGTGGCGGCCATAGAAACACAATTTGAGCATCTTTCTATCGAAAGAGGCCAAGAAaccaaacatctcaaggcacaAACGAGACATGATGTGCCTCTTGGACGTGTTAGAATGCCGATCGAGACTGCTACAATGGTGTGGATGAAGAAAGGGCAAGAGGAGAGAGCGGTTGATGGAAATGGAAGTTGCGTGAAGACCTTCAATGCTTAA